The Brassica oleracea var. oleracea cultivar TO1000 chromosome C6, BOL, whole genome shotgun sequence genome includes a region encoding these proteins:
- the LOC106296642 gene encoding U-box domain-containing protein 10, with the protein MAGVAVSPASLLDVIAEIAEISANTGVFKKDCADLARRVCLLTHLVEEIRDSPQTPTEEESDASSSLVSCECDWWSDLVVGLQAAKRLLSAATCFQARESSEGAAKRISFQFQCVTWKLEKALGNLPYDRYDISDEVREHVELARLQLRRAMQRYGSLNSKKFSTALSEPMERDSSSKVTEKLECIPETIHSNIPSSDEKKLESPPRRKSSSASLAFFLSKDADIERLEKAITKTNDDNSKKSDNLTIPEDFLCPISLELMKDPVIVSTGQTYERSYIQRWIDCGNLRCPKTQQKLGNFALTPNYVLRSLISQWCTKHNIEQPGGCTKNCDGEVSKIRALVRKLSTRSIQDRRTALSEIRSLSKRSSDNRILIAEAGAIPVLVKLLTSEDVETQEKAVTCVLNLSIYESNKELIMLAGAVTSIVQVLRAGTEEAKENAAATLFSLSLADENKIIIGASGAIPALVNLLENGSVRGKKDAATALFNLCIYEGNKGRAVRAGVVNPLVKMLSDNSSHRMVTEALTILSVLAGNKDAKTAILRANAVPTLIALLQKDQPRNRENAAAILFAICKRDKEKLILIGKLGAVVPLMELSRDGTERAKRKANSLLELLRNSSQKLC; encoded by the exons ATGGCTGGAGTAGCCGTCTCTCCCGCTTCTCTGCTCGACGTCATCGCTGAGATCGCAGAGATTTCGGCAAACACTGGGGTGTTTAAGAAGGACTGCGCCGATCTCGCGAGGAGAGTTTGTCTCTTGACGCATTTGGTTGAGGAGATTCGGGATTCTCCGCAGACGCCGACGGAGGAGGAATCTGATGCTTCGTCTTCTTTGGTTTCTTGTGAATGTGATTGGTGGTCTGATCTTGTGGTGGGGCTTCAAGCGGCAAAGCGTCTTCTATCCGCAGCCACTTGTTTCCAGGCTCGCGAATCTTCT GAGGGTGCTGCGAAGAGAATATCATTCCAGTTCCAATGTGTTACATGGAAGCTAGAGAAAGCATTAGGAAACTTGCCTTATGACCGTTATGACATCTCTGACGAAGTCCGCGAACAT GTGGAACTAGCAAGATTGCAGCTGAGAAGAGCAATGCAGAGATACGGATCTCTGAACTCAAAGAAATTCTCCACTGCTCTATCCGAGCCAATGGAGAGAGATTCATCGAGCAAAGTCACTGAGAAGTTGGAGTGCATTCCAGAAACAATACACTCCAACATCCCTTCATCAGATGAGAAGAAGTTAGAATCACCACCGCGAAGGAAGAGCTCTTCAGCTTCCTTAGCTTTCTTCTTATCAAAAGACGCTGATATCGAGAGGTTAGAGAAAGCAATCACAAAGACCAATGATGATAACTCGAAAAAATCAGACAACCTGACGATCCCTGAGGATTTTCTTTGTCCAATCTCTCTGGAGCTGATGAAGGACCCTGTCATTGTCTCCACAGGACAGACATACGAGAGGTCTTACATACAAAGATGGATAGACTGCGGGAACCTGAGATGCCCCAAGACTCAGCAGAAACTCGGAAACTTTGCTCTCACTCCGAACTACGTCCTCAGAAGCCTCATCTCTCAGTGGTGCACTAAACACAACATCGAGCAGCCAGGTGGCTGCACCAAAAACTGTGACGGCGAAGTGTCGAAGATACGTGCATTGGTTCGGAAGCTCTCGACACGGTCGATACAAGACCGAAGGACTGCGCTCTCTGAGATCCGGTCTCTGTCAAAACGAAGCTCAGACAACAGAATCCTGATCGCCGAAGCTGGAGCCATCCCTGTTTTAGTGAAACTTCTGACGTCAGAAGACGTCGAGACGCAGGAGAAGGCTGTCACTTGCGTTCTTAACCTCTCGATTTACGAGAGCAACAAGGAGCTGATCATGCTGGCAGGTGCGGTCACGTCTATAGTGCAAGTCCTGAGAGCTGGAACCGAGGAAGCTAAAGAAAACGCTGCGGCTACACTCTTTAGCCTCTCGTTGGCTGATGAGAACAAGATTATCATTGGTGCATCTGGTGCGATACCTGCTTTAGTGAATCTCCTTGAGAACGGTAGCGTGAGAGGGAAGAAAGACGCGGCGACTGCTCTGTTCAACTTGTGTATATACGAAGGGAACAAAGGAAGAGCGGTTAGAGCCGGTGTTGTGAACCCGTTGGTGAAAATGCTGAGTGATAACTCGAGTCACAGGATGGTCACCGAAGCTTTGACTATACTCTCGGTTCTAGCGGGTAACAAAGACGCTAAAACCGCGATTTTGAGAGCCAATGCGGTACCAACTTTGATAGCGTTGCTACAGAAGGATCAGCCTAGGAACCGGGAGAACGCGGCGGCGATATTGTTTGCTATTTGCAAGAGAGATAAGGAGAAGCTGATCTTGATTGGTAAACTTGGAGCTGTTGTTCCGTTGATGGAACTTTCGAGAGATGGTACGGAGAGAGCTAAGAGGAAAGCTAATTCTTTGCTTGAGCTGCTCCGCAATTCATCTCAAAAATTATGCTAA